A part of Magnetospirillum sp. ME-1 genomic DNA contains:
- a CDS encoding nickel-dependent hydrogenase large subunit has product MTNAPTRLIVGPFNRVEGDLEVTLDVTDGVVAEARVNAPLYRGFEQILQGRPAADSLVIAPRICGICSVSQSVAAARALAGLERPDIPANGTLAANLILAAENAADHLTHFMLFFAPDLARECYGERSWFALARRRFAAGDGECARALLPARARFLHLMGLLAGKWPHSLALQPGGVTKSVDPGEKIRLLSIVSEFREALETHLFAAPLEAVAALDGVGALEAWADAAPPGQGDFRLFLHIARDLNFTTLGHGPGRFISSGSFGLFAPGVWTGQALSEFDPALVSEDHAHSWMEGGILPPFSGQSMPSPDKAEAYTWCKAPRLDGRVAEVGALARQVVDGHPLARALAAARPGGSVHDRVVARLLELARLIPAMEGWIRAIRPGEPFCAPPSQLMDGQSVGLVEAARGTLGHWLGLQGGRIASYQIVAPTTWNFSPRDAQGNPGALETALAGTPVNPGETTPVAVQHVVRSFDPCMVCTVH; this is encoded by the coding sequence ATGACCAACGCCCCCACCCGCCTGATCGTCGGCCCCTTCAACCGGGTGGAAGGCGACCTCGAAGTCACGCTGGACGTCACCGATGGCGTGGTGGCCGAGGCCCGCGTCAACGCCCCCCTCTACCGTGGCTTCGAGCAGATCCTGCAAGGCCGCCCGGCCGCCGATTCCCTGGTGATAGCACCGCGCATCTGCGGCATCTGCTCGGTATCGCAATCGGTCGCCGCCGCCCGCGCCCTGGCCGGGCTGGAGCGCCCCGACATTCCGGCCAACGGCACGCTGGCCGCCAACCTGATCCTGGCGGCCGAGAACGCCGCCGACCACCTCACCCACTTCATGCTGTTCTTCGCCCCCGATCTGGCGCGGGAATGCTATGGCGAGCGCTCGTGGTTCGCGCTGGCGCGCCGGCGTTTCGCGGCGGGCGATGGAGAATGCGCCCGCGCCCTGCTTCCCGCCCGCGCCCGTTTCCTGCATCTGATGGGCCTGCTGGCCGGCAAGTGGCCACACTCCCTGGCGCTGCAGCCGGGTGGCGTCACCAAGTCCGTCGATCCGGGCGAGAAGATCCGCCTGCTGTCCATCGTCTCCGAATTCCGCGAAGCCCTGGAAACCCACCTGTTCGCCGCCCCGCTGGAAGCCGTCGCCGCCCTGGACGGCGTCGGCGCCCTGGAGGCCTGGGCCGATGCCGCGCCGCCCGGGCAGGGCGATTTCCGCCTGTTCCTGCACATCGCCCGCGACCTGAACTTCACCACCCTGGGGCACGGTCCCGGCCGCTTCATCTCGTCGGGCAGCTTCGGTCTGTTCGCCCCGGGCGTCTGGACCGGCCAGGCCCTGTCGGAGTTCGATCCCGCCCTGGTGAGCGAGGATCACGCCCACAGCTGGATGGAGGGCGGAATCCTCCCCCCCTTCTCGGGCCAGAGCATGCCCTCTCCCGACAAGGCCGAGGCCTATACCTGGTGCAAGGCACCGCGCCTGGACGGCCGGGTGGCCGAGGTGGGCGCCCTGGCCCGCCAGGTGGTGGACGGCCATCCCCTGGCTCGCGCCCTGGCCGCCGCCCGCCCCGGCGGTTCGGTGCACGACCGGGTGGTGGCGAGATTGCTGGAACTGGCCCGGCTGATCCCCGCCATGGAAGGCTGGATTCGCGCCATCCGCCCGGGCGAGCCGTTCTGCGCCCCGCCCTCCCAGCTCATGGACGGCCAATCGGTGGGGCTGGTCGAGGCGGCCCGCGGGACGCTGGGCCATTGGCTGGGCCTGCAGGGCGGCAGGATCGCCAGCTACCAGATCGTCGCCCCCACCACCTGGAACTTCTCGCCCCGCGATGCCCAAGGCAATCCCGGAGCCCTGGAAACGGCCCTGGCCGGAACCCCGGTCAACCCCGGCGAAACCACCCCTGTCGCCGTCCAGCACGTGGTCCGCTCCTTCGACCCATGCATGGTCTGCACGGTGCATTAG
- a CDS encoding tyrosine-type recombinase/integrase, whose amino-acid sequence MRDTTISQKFARCRDGAGVRAPAGKTPPTFHEIRSLAARLYTEQGINAQALLGHKSADMTSIYRDVRGSEWIEVQTG is encoded by the coding sequence ATCCGCGACACCACCATCAGCCAGAAATTTGCCCGGTGTCGGGATGGGGCCGGGGTGAGGGCTCCGGCGGGCAAAACGCCTCCGACCTTCCATGAAATCCGGTCGTTGGCTGCCCGGCTCTACACCGAACAGGGCATCAATGCCCAAGCCCTGCTGGGGCACAAGTCGGCGGATATGACTTCGATCTATCGTGACGTTCGCGGCTCCGAGTGGATCGAAGTGCAGACCGGATGA
- a CDS encoding ABC transporter permease: MVYLLVFGGVLGGTRVGGGIDYAQVVAPGIVAIVVMNSAMAVVGGMFVTGYYFHAMEAWLLGPITLRGFLGALVAGATAMAMLAGATALVLIRLVLGLSPAEPVLALAAIVFGAAAFSLLFAIAFALPRTPDKAQSVLAFVMMPMMFFGCTFYGWDSLAWPWNALALLMPTTYLSETLRATYGSSATLHASPWLMAAGPAVLGGLAALSDHVFRRRFRDFPW; encoded by the coding sequence CTGGTCTACCTGCTGGTGTTCGGCGGCGTGCTGGGCGGAACCAGGGTCGGCGGCGGAATCGATTACGCCCAGGTGGTGGCGCCGGGCATCGTCGCCATCGTGGTGATGAACTCGGCCATGGCCGTGGTGGGCGGCATGTTCGTTACCGGCTACTACTTCCATGCCATGGAGGCGTGGCTGCTGGGGCCGATCACGCTTCGGGGCTTTCTTGGCGCTCTGGTGGCCGGAGCCACCGCGATGGCAATGCTGGCCGGGGCCACCGCCCTGGTGCTGATCCGGCTGGTACTGGGGCTCTCACCCGCCGAGCCGGTCCTGGCCCTGGCGGCTATCGTCTTCGGCGCTGCGGCCTTCAGCCTGCTCTTCGCCATAGCCTTCGCCCTGCCGCGAACCCCCGACAAGGCCCAGAGCGTCCTGGCCTTCGTCATGATGCCCATGATGTTCTTCGGCTGCACCTTCTATGGCTGGGATAGTCTGGCCTGGCCCTGGAACGCACTGGCGCTGCTGATGCCCACCACCTATCTCAGCGAGACGTTGCGCGCCACCTATGGATCATCGGCAACCCTTCATGCCAGTCCATGGCTGATGGCCGCCGGACCGGCCGTCCTGGGAGGGCTGGCGGCCCTGAGCGACCATGTGTTCCGACGGCGCTTCCGGGACTTCCCCTGGTGA
- a CDS encoding response regulator — MSRILVVDDEPQIRKFLRISLAANGYEVAEADCAAAGLAAIREREPDLLILDLGLPDLDGQEVISEVRETSDLPIIVLSVRAQELDKVEALDRGANDYVAKPFGVAELMARVRAVLRPRAAKDGGQVVESGPLRIDLDRLVVSKAGSEIHLSRKEWDLLAFLARHPDHVLTHRHILKEVWGPAHVEDTAYLRVYVNQLRQKLEDDPARPRLIVTDPGVGYRLRLDPLA, encoded by the coding sequence ATGAGCCGTATCCTGGTCGTCGACGACGAACCGCAGATCCGCAAGTTCCTGCGCATCTCCCTGGCCGCCAACGGCTACGAGGTGGCCGAGGCGGATTGCGCCGCCGCCGGCCTGGCGGCCATCCGCGAGCGGGAGCCGGACCTGCTGATCCTCGACCTCGGCCTGCCCGACCTGGATGGACAGGAAGTGATCTCCGAGGTACGCGAAACCTCGGATCTGCCCATCATCGTGCTGTCGGTGCGCGCCCAGGAACTGGACAAGGTGGAGGCCCTGGACCGGGGCGCCAACGATTACGTGGCTAAGCCGTTCGGCGTCGCCGAGCTGATGGCCCGGGTCCGCGCCGTGCTTCGCCCCCGCGCGGCCAAGGACGGGGGACAGGTGGTGGAGAGCGGCCCGCTCCGAATCGATCTCGACCGTCTGGTGGTCAGCAAGGCCGGTTCGGAAATCCACCTGTCGCGCAAGGAATGGGACCTGCTGGCCTTCCTCGCCCGCCACCCCGACCACGTGCTGACCCACAGGCATATCCTCAAGGAGGTCTGGGGGCCGGCCCATGTGGAGGACACCGCCTACCTGCGGGTCTACGTCAACCAGCTGCGCCAGAAGCTGGAGGACGATCCGGCTAGGCCCAGGTTGATCGTCACCGATCCGGGGGTGGGATACCGGCTTCGCCTGGACCCGCTTGCCTGA
- a CDS encoding sensor histidine kinase: MSEPQRPSPDALLAQARREGRGRLKIFLGAAPGVGKTYAMLCAAHERLRDGVDVVAGVVETHGRRETEALVKGLDVLPARLVEYRGREFREMDLDALISRRPAIALVDELAHTNVPGSRHLKRWQDVEEVLAAGINVYATLNIQHLESLNDVVERISGVKVRETLPDGVLAGADEIELIDLPPEDLIKRLNEGKVYVPEQARRAVGHFFSPGNLTALREMALRHAAERVDAQMVDYMRTNAIAGPWPARERIMVCIDERTDSDRLVRVAKRAADRRGAAWMAVTVETSHTLTLPEADKDRIAAAIRLAAQLGGETAHLQGDDVVATILASAAECNATQIVVGRPRRLRLLDRFSATVTDRLVERGGAFNILVVGDDAEDVRKAPRPAAPRPEPQDWLGLALALVGAAAATGLGFAIDLWLPVASISVAYLLAVMMVAMRFGLRPGILASVASFLAFNFFFTEPRFTFAVSDVQNLLTLAFFLIAAFIVSGMASRLRAQVRASRESARRTANLYDFGRKVTGAATQDDVLWAVVHHVADTIRGRSLVLLPVDGRLGIAAGYPPEDQLDDKSAAAADWAWVHGKPAGRGSATLPAALWLFLPLRTGRSAVGVLGVQMSEDADLPSPAQMRLLETLADQAAVAIERTILVADIETARVVTERERLRSALLSSLSHDLRTPLVSIMGAASSLISYDGALSADNRHDLAQTIQDEAERLNRFVQNLLDMTRLGSGTLKPRIDWADLSDIVGGAVERAARLTRSHAVKVDIDPGMPLLCVDAVLLGQVFFNLLDNACKYSPPGTGIKVWARKAADHISIEVADQGPGIPEADREKVFDMFYRVNQADSQPAGTGLGLAICRGIVEAHGGTIRAEAGLHGSGTAIIIRLPLPQPPDVAGEEG; the protein is encoded by the coding sequence ATGAGCGAGCCGCAACGTCCCTCGCCCGACGCCCTTCTCGCCCAGGCCCGGCGGGAGGGGCGTGGGCGCTTGAAGATCTTCCTCGGCGCCGCGCCCGGCGTAGGGAAGACCTATGCCATGCTGTGCGCCGCCCATGAACGCCTCAGGGACGGCGTCGACGTGGTGGCGGGGGTGGTCGAGACCCATGGCCGCAGGGAGACCGAGGCCCTGGTCAAGGGCCTCGACGTGCTGCCGGCCCGTCTGGTGGAGTACCGGGGGCGCGAGTTCCGCGAGATGGACCTGGACGCGCTGATCAGCCGGCGCCCCGCCATCGCCCTGGTGGACGAACTGGCCCACACCAACGTTCCCGGTTCGCGCCACCTCAAGCGCTGGCAGGACGTGGAGGAGGTGCTGGCCGCCGGTATCAACGTCTACGCCACCTTGAACATCCAGCACCTGGAAAGCCTGAACGACGTGGTCGAGCGGATTTCCGGCGTCAAGGTGCGAGAGACCCTGCCCGATGGCGTGCTGGCCGGAGCCGACGAGATCGAGCTGATCGACCTGCCGCCCGAGGATCTGATCAAGCGTTTGAACGAGGGCAAGGTCTACGTTCCCGAACAGGCGCGCCGCGCCGTCGGCCATTTCTTCTCGCCCGGCAACCTGACGGCGCTGCGCGAGATGGCGCTGCGCCATGCCGCCGAGCGGGTGGACGCCCAGATGGTCGACTACATGCGCACCAACGCCATCGCCGGTCCCTGGCCGGCGCGCGAGCGCATCATGGTCTGCATCGACGAGCGGACGGATTCCGACCGGCTGGTCCGGGTCGCCAAGCGTGCCGCCGACCGCCGGGGCGCCGCCTGGATGGCGGTCACGGTGGAGACCTCCCACACCCTGACGCTGCCCGAGGCCGACAAGGACCGGATCGCCGCCGCCATACGGCTTGCCGCCCAGTTGGGGGGCGAGACGGCCCACCTGCAGGGTGACGACGTGGTGGCCACTATCCTGGCATCGGCCGCCGAGTGTAACGCCACACAGATCGTGGTTGGGCGCCCCAGGCGGCTGCGGCTGCTGGACCGCTTCTCCGCCACCGTCACCGATCGGCTGGTCGAGCGGGGAGGGGCCTTCAACATCCTGGTGGTCGGCGACGATGCCGAGGATGTCCGCAAGGCGCCGCGGCCGGCGGCGCCGCGGCCCGAACCCCAGGACTGGCTGGGTCTCGCCCTTGCCCTGGTAGGGGCTGCCGCCGCCACCGGGCTGGGCTTCGCCATCGACCTGTGGCTGCCGGTGGCCAGCATTTCGGTGGCCTATCTGCTGGCGGTGATGATGGTAGCCATGCGGTTCGGCCTCCGGCCCGGCATTCTGGCCTCGGTGGCGAGCTTTCTTGCCTTCAACTTCTTCTTCACCGAGCCGCGCTTCACCTTCGCCGTCTCGGACGTGCAAAACCTGCTGACCCTGGCCTTCTTCCTGATCGCCGCCTTCATCGTCTCGGGCATGGCGAGCCGGCTGCGCGCCCAGGTCCGGGCCAGCCGGGAAAGCGCCCGGCGCACCGCCAATCTCTATGATTTCGGCCGCAAGGTGACGGGGGCGGCCACCCAGGACGACGTGCTGTGGGCGGTGGTCCATCACGTGGCCGACACCATTCGCGGGCGGTCGCTGGTGCTGCTGCCGGTGGACGGCCGTCTCGGCATCGCCGCCGGCTACCCGCCCGAGGATCAGTTGGACGACAAGTCCGCCGCCGCCGCCGATTGGGCCTGGGTCCACGGCAAGCCGGCCGGGCGCGGTTCCGCGACCCTGCCCGCGGCCCTGTGGCTGTTCCTGCCCCTTCGCACCGGGCGCAGCGCCGTGGGCGTGCTGGGCGTGCAGATGAGCGAGGACGCCGACCTGCCCAGCCCGGCCCAGATGCGTCTGCTGGAAACCCTGGCCGATCAGGCGGCGGTGGCCATCGAGCGCACCATCCTGGTCGCCGATATCGAGACGGCGCGGGTGGTGACCGAGCGCGAGCGTCTGCGCTCGGCCCTGCTGTCGTCGCTGTCCCACGACCTGAGGACGCCGCTGGTGTCCATCATGGGGGCGGCCAGCAGCCTGATCAGCTATGATGGCGCTTTAAGCGCCGACAACCGCCACGATCTGGCCCAGACCATCCAGGACGAAGCCGAACGCCTGAACCGCTTCGTCCAGAACCTGCTGGACATGACCCGGCTGGGCAGCGGCACGCTGAAACCCCGCATCGACTGGGCCGACCTGTCCGACATCGTCGGCGGCGCGGTGGAGCGGGCGGCCCGGCTGACCCGTTCCCATGCCGTCAAGGTGGACATCGATCCCGGCATGCCTTTGCTGTGTGTGGATGCCGTCCTGCTGGGCCAGGTGTTCTTCAATCTGCTGGACAACGCCTGCAAGTATTCGCCGCCCGGCACCGGCATCAAGGTCTGGGCCAGGAAGGCCGCCGACCATATCTCCATCGAGGTGGCCGACCAGGGGCCGGGTATCCCCGAGGCCGACCGCGAGAAGGTGTTCGACATGTTCTACCGGGTCAACCAGGCCGATAGCCAGCCGGCGGGGACCGGCCTTGGGCTCGCCATCTGCCGCGGCATCGTCGAGGCCCATGGCGGCACCATCCGCGCCGAAGCCGGCTTGCACGGATCGGGAACCGCCATCATCATCCGCCTGCCGCTGCCACAGCCTCCCGATGTGGCCGGCGAGGAGGGGTGA
- the kdpC gene encoding potassium-transporting ATPase subunit KdpC translates to MWKDLRSSLALLAALTAVTGFAYPGAVSALAHLAFPWQAQGSLIEKDGKVVGSALIGQSFTLAGYFWGRPSATAKQPYDAANSGASNLAPSAKALADTVAAAKAALLDAHPGQADPVPADLLTASASGLDPHITPAAAAWQVKRVANARRAPQEEIRALIARLTEGREAGILGEPRINVLKLNMALDERWPMK, encoded by the coding sequence ATGTGGAAAGACCTGCGTTCCTCCCTTGCCCTGCTGGCGGCGCTGACCGCCGTCACCGGCTTCGCCTATCCCGGCGCGGTGAGCGCCCTGGCCCATCTCGCCTTCCCCTGGCAGGCGCAGGGAAGCCTGATCGAGAAGGACGGCAAGGTGGTGGGCTCGGCGCTGATCGGCCAGAGCTTCACCTTGGCCGGCTATTTCTGGGGCCGGCCCTCGGCCACCGCCAAGCAGCCCTACGACGCCGCCAATTCCGGGGCCAGCAACCTCGCCCCCAGCGCCAAGGCCCTGGCCGACACGGTGGCCGCCGCCAAGGCGGCGCTGCTGGACGCCCATCCTGGACAGGCCGATCCGGTGCCGGCCGACCTGCTGACCGCCTCGGCCTCGGGGCTCGACCCCCACATCACCCCGGCGGCGGCGGCATGGCAGGTGAAAAGGGTGGCCAATGCCCGCCGGGCCCCCCAGGAGGAAATCCGCGCCCTCATCGCCCGCCTCACCGAGGGCCGCGAGGCCGGAATTCTGGGCGAACCCCGCATCAACGTGCTGAAGCTCAACATGGCTCTGGACGAGCGCTGGCCCATGAAGTGA
- the kdpB gene encoding potassium-transporting ATPase subunit KdpB → MTIHRPQALSLFDGPILAQAAKGALIKLGPRQLVRNPIMFTTALVSLAASVLTLRDVAVGASVGITVQICVWLWFTVLFANFAEAIAEGRGKAQAASLRRSKSEAVARKVADLSGSGPTSVPAASLKAGDLVICETGDVIPGDGDVETGIATVDESAITGESAPVIRESGGDRSAVTGGTRVVSDRIVVRITANPGETFLDRMIALVEGARRQKTPNEIALSILLVGMTLIFLVVVASLPAWASWSGTSIPMVFLIALFITLIPTTIGGLLSAIGIAGMDRLVRFNVIAKSGRAVEAAGDIDVLLLDKTGTITLGARQASEFLVLPGIPERDLAEAAFLSSLADETPEGKSIVALARTRFGFADPVAEMTFVPFSAQTRMSGVDTSGDSIRKGASDAILRHVADFAPRDLPGLVERVAKAGGTPLVVARNGRALGVIHLKDIVKPGIRERFATLRAMGIRTVMITGDNPLTAAAIAAEAGVDDFLAEATPEKKLELIREHQQGGKLVAMCGDGSNDAPALAQADVGVAMNTGTQAAREAGNMVDLESDPTKLIEIVMIGKQLLMSRGALTTFSIANDVAKYFAIIPALFLASYPQLQALNVMGLASPESAILSAIIFNALIIVALIPLALRGVRYRPADAETLLKRNLAVYGLGGLVAPFAGIKLIDMAVAVLGLA, encoded by the coding sequence ATGACCATCCACCGCCCCCAAGCGCTGTCGCTGTTCGACGGCCCCATCCTGGCCCAGGCGGCCAAGGGCGCCCTGATCAAGCTGGGTCCGCGCCAACTGGTGCGCAATCCCATCATGTTCACCACTGCCCTGGTGTCGCTGGCCGCCAGCGTGCTGACCCTGCGCGACGTCGCCGTCGGAGCCTCGGTGGGGATCACCGTCCAAATCTGCGTCTGGCTGTGGTTCACCGTGCTGTTCGCCAATTTCGCCGAGGCCATTGCCGAGGGACGCGGCAAGGCCCAGGCCGCCAGCTTGCGGCGGAGCAAGTCCGAAGCGGTGGCCCGCAAGGTCGCCGACCTGTCGGGGAGCGGCCCCACCAGCGTTCCCGCCGCCAGTCTCAAGGCCGGTGATCTGGTGATCTGCGAGACCGGTGACGTCATTCCCGGCGACGGCGATGTGGAGACCGGCATCGCCACCGTGGACGAAAGCGCCATCACCGGTGAATCCGCCCCGGTGATTCGGGAATCGGGTGGTGACCGCTCGGCGGTGACGGGGGGCACCCGCGTGGTGTCCGACCGCATCGTGGTGCGCATCACCGCCAATCCGGGCGAAACCTTCCTCGACCGCATGATCGCCCTGGTCGAGGGCGCCAGGCGGCAGAAGACCCCCAACGAAATCGCCCTTTCCATCCTGCTGGTGGGTATGACCCTGATCTTCCTGGTGGTGGTGGCCAGCCTGCCGGCCTGGGCCTCGTGGTCGGGAACCAGCATCCCCATGGTGTTCCTGATCGCCCTGTTCATCACCCTGATCCCCACCACCATCGGCGGGCTGCTGTCGGCCATCGGCATCGCCGGCATGGACCGGCTGGTGCGGTTCAATGTCATCGCCAAGTCGGGCCGCGCCGTCGAGGCGGCGGGCGACATCGACGTGCTGCTGCTGGACAAGACCGGCACCATCACCCTGGGGGCGCGGCAGGCGTCCGAGTTCCTGGTCCTGCCCGGCATCCCCGAGCGCGATCTGGCCGAAGCCGCCTTCCTGTCGTCGCTGGCCGACGAGACGCCCGAGGGCAAGTCCATCGTCGCCCTGGCCCGGACGCGCTTCGGCTTTGCCGATCCCGTCGCCGAGATGACCTTCGTGCCCTTTTCCGCCCAGACCCGCATGAGCGGGGTGGACACGTCGGGAGACAGCATCCGCAAGGGAGCGTCCGACGCCATCCTCCGCCACGTGGCCGATTTCGCCCCGCGCGACCTGCCGGGGCTGGTGGAGAGGGTGGCCAAGGCGGGCGGCACGCCGCTGGTGGTGGCCAGGAACGGCCGGGCGCTCGGCGTCATCCACCTGAAGGACATCGTCAAGCCCGGCATCCGCGAACGCTTCGCCACGCTCCGCGCCATGGGCATCCGCACGGTGATGATCACCGGTGACAACCCGTTGACGGCCGCGGCCATCGCCGCCGAGGCCGGAGTGGACGACTTCCTGGCCGAGGCGACGCCGGAAAAGAAGCTGGAGCTGATCCGCGAGCACCAGCAGGGCGGCAAGCTGGTGGCCATGTGCGGCGACGGCTCCAACGACGCTCCCGCCTTGGCCCAGGCCGACGTGGGGGTTGCCATGAACACCGGCACCCAGGCGGCGCGTGAGGCCGGCAACATGGTCGATCTGGAAAGCGATCCCACCAAGCTGATCGAGATCGTGATGATCGGCAAGCAACTGCTGATGAGCCGGGGCGCGCTGACCACCTTCTCCATCGCCAACGACGTGGCCAAGTACTTCGCCATCATCCCGGCGCTGTTCCTGGCCTCCTATCCCCAGCTTCAGGCGCTGAACGTCATGGGGCTGGCCAGCCCCGAGAGCGCCATCCTGTCGGCCATCATCTTCAACGCCCTGATCATCGTCGCCCTGATTCCCCTGGCGCTCAGAGGCGTGCGTTACCGTCCCGCCGACGCCGAGACGCTGTTGAAGCGCAACCTGGCCGTCTACGGCCTGGGCGGGCTGGTGGCGCCCTTCGCCGGCATCAAGCTGATCGACATGGCGGTGGCCGTTCTCGGCCTCGCCTGA
- the kdpA gene encoding potassium-transporting ATPase subunit KdpA, with protein sequence MDAHGVLQLLLFFALVLAVTPVLGRYMAWLFQAAPGPREAVLFRLLGIDAGREQGWAAYAVSLLIFHLLGVLSLYVLLRLQHLLPLNPAGQGAVPSDLAFNTAISFATNTNWQNYGGESTMSHLSQMAGLAVHNFLSAAAGIAVAAALMRGFARHSTRTVGNFYVDITRVTLGLLLPLCLVGALVLVGQGVPQNFDAPVTATTLEGASQVIAQGPVASQMMIKHLGTNGGGFFNANAAHPYENPNALVNLIHMLAIFAIGAALTNTFGRMVGDPRQGWALLAAMMVLFLAGLGAAWWAESQGNPVLGGIANMEGKEVRLGIAASILFAVVTTATSCGAVNAMHDSLLPLAGMVPLVNMLLGEVVVGGVGSGLYGMLVFALLTVFIAGLMVGRTPEYLGKKIEAREIKLAVIAILASPLAVLGLGGLAIALPVGQAGIAAAGPHGLSEVLYAFASAGNNNGSAFGGLSGNTLFYNATLAAAMMVGRFVIMIPVLAIAGSLAAKKAVPPSAGTFPTHGRLFVALLVGIVLVVGGLTYFPVLALGPVVEHLALSAGALF encoded by the coding sequence ATGGATGCTCACGGCGTTCTCCAGCTTCTGCTGTTTTTTGCCCTGGTCCTGGCGGTCACGCCGGTCCTCGGGCGCTACATGGCCTGGCTGTTCCAGGCGGCCCCCGGCCCCCGGGAGGCGGTCCTGTTCCGCCTGCTTGGCATTGATGCCGGGCGAGAGCAGGGCTGGGCGGCCTATGCCGTCTCGCTGCTGATCTTCCATCTGCTGGGGGTGCTCAGCCTCTACGTGCTGTTGCGGCTGCAGCACCTGCTGCCGCTCAATCCCGCCGGCCAGGGGGCGGTGCCGTCCGACCTCGCCTTCAACACCGCCATCAGCTTCGCCACCAACACCAACTGGCAGAATTACGGCGGCGAGAGCACCATGAGCCATCTCTCCCAGATGGCCGGGCTGGCCGTCCATAACTTCCTGTCGGCGGCGGCGGGCATCGCGGTGGCGGCGGCGCTGATGCGCGGCTTCGCCCGCCACTCCACCCGCACCGTGGGTAATTTCTATGTGGACATCACCCGCGTCACCCTCGGCCTGCTGCTGCCCCTTTGCCTGGTGGGCGCTCTGGTGCTGGTGGGCCAAGGCGTGCCGCAGAACTTCGACGCCCCGGTGACGGCGACCACCCTGGAAGGCGCCTCCCAGGTCATCGCCCAGGGGCCGGTGGCCAGCCAGATGATGATCAAGCATCTGGGCACCAATGGCGGTGGTTTCTTCAACGCCAACGCCGCCCATCCTTACGAGAACCCCAACGCCCTGGTGAACCTGATCCACATGCTGGCGATCTTCGCCATCGGCGCCGCGCTGACCAACACCTTCGGCCGTATGGTCGGCGACCCGCGTCAGGGCTGGGCGCTGCTGGCCGCCATGATGGTGCTGTTCCTGGCCGGGCTGGGGGCCGCGTGGTGGGCCGAATCCCAGGGCAATCCGGTGCTGGGCGGCATTGCCAACATGGAAGGCAAGGAGGTGCGCCTGGGCATCGCCGCCTCGATACTGTTCGCCGTCGTCACGACCGCCACCTCCTGCGGCGCGGTCAACGCCATGCACGATTCGCTGCTGCCCCTGGCCGGCATGGTGCCCCTGGTGAACATGCTGCTGGGCGAGGTGGTTGTGGGCGGCGTCGGCTCGGGCCTCTACGGCATGCTGGTGTTCGCCCTGCTCACCGTCTTCATCGCCGGGCTGATGGTGGGGCGCACCCCGGAATACCTGGGCAAGAAGATCGAGGCCCGCGAGATCAAGCTGGCGGTGATCGCCATCCTGGCGAGCCCCCTGGCGGTGCTGGGCCTGGGTGGTCTGGCCATCGCCCTGCCGGTGGGTCAGGCGGGCATCGCCGCCGCCGGGCCCCACGGGCTGTCGGAGGTGCTCTACGCCTTCGCCTCGGCGGGCAACAACAACGGCTCGGCCTTCGGCGGGCTGTCGGGCAACACCCTGTTCTACAACGCCACCCTGGCCGCCGCCATGATGGTCGGGCGCTTCGTCATCATGATCCCGGTGCTGGCCATCGCCGGATCCCTGGCCGCCAAGAAGGCCGTGCCCCCTTCGGCCGGCACCTTTCCCACCCATGGCCGGCTGTTCGTCGCCCTGCTGGTCGGCATCGTCCTGGTGGTAGGGGGGCTGACCTACTTCCCCGTCCTCGCCCTCGGCCCGGTGGTCGAGCATCTGGCGCTTAGCGCCGGCGCCCTGTTCTAG
- the kdpF gene encoding K(+)-transporting ATPase subunit F, translating to MHGNDLLGLLIGVAMVFGLAGYLAYVLTRPDKF from the coding sequence ATGCACGGTAACGACCTGCTCGGTCTGCTGATCGGTGTCGCCATGGTGTTCGGCCTGGCCGGCTACCTGGCCTATGTGCTGACTCGTCCTGACAAGTTCTAG
- a CDS encoding tyrosine-type recombinase/integrase, which translates to MIQRPISGESLNVVLSRHLVHHSAFAGRAKPGDKLRLHTITAAFAEARDKTGLAWPAGKTPPTFHEIRSTAARLYARQGINARALLGHKSPDMTALYRDKRGDEWISVPAN; encoded by the coding sequence GTGATCCAGCGTCCGATTTCCGGGGAGTCGCTCAACGTGGTGCTGTCCCGCCATCTGGTGCATCACTCCGCCTTTGCCGGGCGGGCCAAGCCGGGCGACAAGCTGCGGCTGCACACCATCACCGCCGCCTTCGCCGAGGCCCGCGACAAGACCGGCCTGGCCTGGCCGGCGGGCAAGACGCCGCCCACCTTCCATGAAATCCGCTCAACGGCCGCCCGGCTCTATGCCAGGCAGGGCATCAACGCGCGGGCGCTGCTGGGGCACAAATCCCCCGACATGACGGCGCTTTACCGCGACAAGCGCGGCGATGAATGGATCAGCGTTCCCGCCAATTAG